From the genome of Denticeps clupeoides chromosome 17, fDenClu1.1, whole genome shotgun sequence:
TTAGGGTCAATATAACCTCATTATGATGTCAAAAtttgagtttgtgtgtttggatcCTGGCTCTGACCTTGCGTCTAGTTTGCATGCTTTCCCCGTGTCGGCACGGGTTCCCTCCGGAGTTTTTCTCCTGCCGTGAGAGGCATGTACACTGGGAGAATTGGCGACTGTGAATtctctgtatatgtgtgtgtgtgtgtgcatcctgtggcatttgcacatttgtaaaTTAGTATGTCCCATTCCCTAATATGTTTTGCGATTTTGTATTTCGCTGTGTGTGCGGCAGGCTTCTACGTGACTCTGGTGGTGTCTCGCTGGTGGGGGCAGTTCGAGAGTGTGCCCTGGCCTGACAGGTTGGCAGCATTGGTCGGTGGTCATGTGCGAGGGGAGGACGAAGGGGGTCGACTCACCCGTCGCACTCTGATGCGCTACGCAAACCTGTCGGGTGTGCTGATCTACCGCTCTGTCAGCACAGCCGTCTACAAGCGATTCCCCACCATGGAACACCTGGTTCAGGCCGGTATGGCGTTGCAACACTGGATTGATATCGTCCTTTTATGACTCTCAACTCATCTCAAGTGCTTATCCTTTTGCCCCAGGCCTAATGACTGCAGAGGAGCTGAGGCAGCTTGAGGATTTGCCCTCTCCCCATAACAAGTTCTGGGTTCCCTGCACGTGGTTTGTTAACCTGGCCTTGCGGGCGAGGACAGAGGGACGCATCAACAACGACGTAGCACTCACCGCTCTCCTCGCTGTAGGCGTTTCTGTATTACGTGCACATTTTTGAAAACGTTAAAAGTATAACAGTTCAGATCTGATCTGAATGGGTTGCCACTGTTACATTTTAGGAGCTGAATACTGTGCGCAGCCAATGCATGAAGCTGTACAGCTATGACTGGATCAGCCTGCCTCTCGTTTACACACAGGTTCGACTGCCCGTTCTAGTTTTATAACACGGCCGTTTGCATTACGGGTATATTTTCTAGCATTGGTTGATTGCCTGGACAAATAATCTGAAAAGCTCTGCTTTTGTAGGTGGTGACGGTGGCTGTATATAGTTTCTTTCTCGCCTGCCTGATTGGCCGACAATTTCTGGACCCCAGTCAGGGATATGCAGGCCACAACTTGGATTTCTACCTGCCTGTGTTCACCTTACTGCAGTTCTTTTTCTATGTCGGCTGGTTAAAGGTGAGATGTACGGAGTTGCGACTGCACAGGGGGGTATAGACGATATGGACGGCTGGTAGCACACTACTGCACAATACCTTCATCCATGTTTcacttcttcatttttttttttaccttcaggtGGCCGAGCAACTAATAAATCCCTTCggagaagatgatgatgacttTGAAACCAACTGGCTGGTGGACAGAAATTTACAGGTTGaccatattttctttttaatggaataattacataaataatatttttttctacacaatACAAAATGTAGAATTTGATACAATTTTGGGGCTTATTGAATGAGGACCTAGCATTTCATAAATGTCCCTGTAAtgtaacattatgaccacccaCCAAAACAGCTCTGACCCATTGAGGCATGGGTCCAACATATCAACGtccataattttacatttacatttatcagatgcccttatccagagcgacttacaatcagtagttacagggacagtcccccccctggagcaacttagggttaagtgtcttgctcagggacacaatggtagtaagtgggattcgaacccgggtcttctggttcataggcgagtgtgttacccactaggctactacctaatAAAATGTTCACTCATATCACACCCAGTCAGATGGCACTATAATGAGGCCATCAGTGTTAGTCATGTCACCCATCCTAATGTTATGTGTGAACAGTGTATGTGTAATACCCTGTGCtcctcctcaggtgtctctgctgtcaGTAGATGAGATGTATGACAGTGTTCCACTGGTTGAGCGAGACAAGTACTGGAATGAGTCTGAACCTCAGCCCCCGTACACAGCAGCCAGTGCTGAACACCGCAAACCTTCATTCATGGGCTCCGCCCTGGACGTCAGGTGTGTGTCTGCAAGCTACACACcgttattgaaagtgaagtgattgtcacacgtgatacacagcaacagagtgcacacagtgaaatttgtcctctgcatttaacccatcaccctgagtgagcagtgggcagccatgacaggcgcccggggagcagtgtgtggggacggtgctttgctcaataataccagtggtaccttggcagatcgggattcgaaccagcaaccttctgattacggggccgcttccttaaccactaggccaccactgcccgcttTATATTGAGTAGTACTCTATTACATGTGATTCTACCTAAAAAAGTGACTGAAGTTTTCTTTCTGACAGTGTGCCAAAAGAGGAAATGGAGTTCCAGTCTAACCTGGAGCAGATAAAAGAACATGAGGAGGCCAACCACTCAACGCCTCTGCTGGGGAATCTCAGTCGGCTGTTGGGGGTGCAATCTCCCAGCTTCTCCCGCTCATCCCCAGGCTCTCGCGTCTCGCTGCTCCGCCGACGGCCTCGCGCTCCCTTCAGCCGCTTTCCCCTCTACCTGCACCCCGACGCCCCTTCTCACCCAGAGCACAGCCGCCACGCACACCTGCAAGACAAGGATATGGACTACGCCTTCTCCTCCATACCCATGCAGGAACGGCCTGGTTTCTACAGCTGCCCTCAGACGCCCATCCATTCTGTGCCACCACCCGTGCCACGACCGCGTCTGATACGTCGCACACAGGGGGACTGGGCACACAGCTCCACCTCTCTCACACATCCCACAGCAGGTTCCCAGATGCTGCCTCCTGACACGCCTGGATTTCTGCCACCACCTCCTTCCTCTGCATTTCCTTGGCTGGGTGGAGATGGGGAGCACCCATCTTATCCGATGTTTTCCTTCCCAGACCCTATACCCGAGCTCAGTAACCCGTCCAAAACAAAGCCCAGCCATGGTCTACTGGCCAGAAGACCTCTTCTCTCACATCTGTCCTTGGAGTCCCCTCCCTCTGCAGAGGGCCAGCCAGGAACCCCTGGTGCAAGAGCGGTGGGTGGAGGAGTGGAGCGGGTATTCTCCTTCACCCCTCCATCTCGACCTGCAGCTCAAACCAtcaccagcagctccaccagtGTCAACATTCCCAACAGCACCTCCACAACAGCAGGAAATCTCTGTAACGGCACAAGCCACACTGGTGGCGGTCTCATTAATAACAACTCCGCCGGTGCTTCACCCACCAACACCCAGCAGGCAGCCGGTCAACATAATGGCATCACTGACTCCAGAATGTCGCTGGCAGAAGATCTTCTAGGAGGGGTGGTTGTGCAGAGCGGGACAGGAGTGAGTGTGGAGGCCTCTGTGTGATGAAGGATCTCTGACGTCTTTAATCCGGCTTCCTGACTTGAACGAAGAATGACTGCCAGTCAGTGGCGGGAGGAAGTGAGGTTCAGAACCGTCTGCGCCTCCTTctgcattaaacacacactaatCTAGTGGCCTTACTTTGCACCGGGTTACACAAACACTGATCCCCTACTTCTGATCCACGTACATGCTGTACTACCAGCGGTAATACGATGAAAGAGGAGATTAGATATgagaaattaaaacattttgaagCGTGCATTTCAATTTCAGTTCAAGGAAAGTAATAGAGCAAtgtctacagtccctgacaaaagtgttgtcacttgtgtacaaataggcctcaagtgccactgaaatatatttgtaaatatatttttacaagaaacggctcattttattcccaacagtttttgtaataatgtttcagtgcaaaacgaaactgtcaaaaagtattctaatattcaaagctcgGTAAAGCCATTGAgccaatttttgcaaagacatatgtgttgtcgccttgtcatgagcttcacctgtgactaataatggatcaacgaggtctcaggtgtgtataaaaagacgcccagaacactagaccttcacatcaactgcaactagacctctgcaaacatgcagattcaccctgagactaaagtgttgattatcaagaggctgaagaccagatccactgctgatgtggtagataccttcaatgtgtctcagcgtcaagaacagaagatttaaaaaaaaaaaaaaaaagatttgaagagactgtggagacgtttttgacaagaccaggtcaggcagaccccgcaagacgaCTGCTTGAGAGGACCATTGGTGGGCTCAAATATCCAAGACCAGCCCATTTTCCaatgcagcagagctccatgagacctggtcacctgaagtccctgtgtcaaccagaacagtttgtcggattctgtctcgaaatggcctccatggttgaatcagtgcccagaagcagtactaaacaaaagacaattgaaaaaacgtgtggcatttgccaaggcccacagcctgctaaaaggatggatgctggaaaagtgtcagaaggtggatttttcagatgaatcttctgttgatatattgcaggagacctactggagcccgcatggatccgagattcacctaGAAAACGGTGAAGTTTggtggtctggggttacatccagtatggagtgtgcaagagatctgcagggtggaaggaaacatcaatagtctgaaataccaagaaatcttagctaccttttatattcccaaacataaaagaggccaaattctgcagaaggatggtgctccatcacatacttccatctccacatcaaagtttcTCAAGGTGAAGGTCAAGATgttccaggattggccagcccagtcaccagacatgaacatcattgagcatgtgtggggtaggatgaaagaggaagcatggaagacgaaatcAATggatattgatgaactctgggaggcatgcaagactgctttcttgtctattcctgatgacttcataaaataaattcaagCTTGTGGAAGTCaaacaagatattacatttggatctcacagcaccactacttaatttttttggaaatgtagtcaatttgttcaatttctgtataggcaacaacttttgtcttgccaaatttttacctttctgtcttgattaaatgctaaatcttttttcattgaaactaattaatttcaatgcattaaacataatttggtagagttttagcttttcatatgagctatttctaacaccaattgattgtCAGGTTAGataaaaatagataagcgacaagacttgtcagggactgtataccATAATAGATTGTAAGCACTGAGATCACTGGTTAAGATCTATTATGGTAATTACTATACTCTAATTATTCTAATCACAGTAGTTGcatagtaaaatattatttaattgaaaGTAAAGtcagtgtcattgtgaaaaactacagcacagcacacagtgacaacaaaatgtgtcctctgccattaaccatcaccctttgtgagcaaccatgacaggcacacagggagcagtgtgtggggacggtgctttgatcagtggcaccttggcagagtgggatttgaaccggcaaccttctgattacagggccacttccttaactgctaggccaccaatagcagaggatggttttgATAAATCTCTGGGGCATGTGCCCATCACGCTTCTCCTGTACCACTCAGCAACTAAACCggtttatataaaaataaataaataaacacccaGACAACAAGGTACAGTATGAGAGCCATAATTAGAACAATCTGCAAGATCCAGCTCCTGAGGATTTATTTATTAGAGTTGAAAGTATACCTCAAGATGTTCACATATTCGAAACGTTGTAGACTGAAAACAGTCATTTGTTAAATTGAATGTTTATTTTAAGGAATTTTGTACTTTATACAAAGATAACCAAACTACatggaaatattaaaatacaataaaaaagaagcTCCACTTAGTAGCGAGGTGGTGAGTGCCAGACTGCAGAGCTGGTGCGTTTGAAAAAACGAGGTTTGCTCTTCTGGAAGATTTCCTCCAGCTTTGGCTGCTCCATCTCTCCAAAGTAGGAATACAGGTCCACAGGATGATAGTATTGCTTTGTGATTGCCTGCTTTAGATGAAGACCTGGTcacaaggggggaaaaaataaaataaataaataaatatgggaAGACGCGAACTTTTCAAATATTCAGGCACAGGATTACAAATAAAAACCAAAGCAATGATAATGTGTGGTAATTTAGTCCATTCACTTTGGGTCTTTAACATGGTCTAAGaactagggctgaaacgattattcgaataactcaaatgattcgattacaaaaaatat
Proteins encoded in this window:
- the best1 gene encoding bestrophin-2, whose protein sequence is MTVTYSRTVANAGLGTFSQLLLRWRGSIYKLLYRELLIFTGLYCALSVTYRFLLNEEQRRLFEKLAIYCDQYANLIPVSFVLGFYVTLVVSRWWGQFESVPWPDRLAALVGGHVRGEDEGGRLTRRTLMRYANLSGVLIYRSVSTAVYKRFPTMEHLVQAGLMTAEELRQLEDLPSPHNKFWVPCTWFVNLALRARTEGRINNDVALTALLAELNTVRSQCMKLYSYDWISLPLVYTQVVTVAVYSFFLACLIGRQFLDPSQGYAGHNLDFYLPVFTLLQFFFYVGWLKVAEQLINPFGEDDDDFETNWLVDRNLQVSLLSVDEMYDSVPLVERDKYWNESEPQPPYTAASAEHRKPSFMGSALDVSVPKEEMEFQSNLEQIKEHEEANHSTPLLGNLSRLLGVQSPSFSRSSPGSRVSLLRRRPRAPFSRFPLYLHPDAPSHPEHSRHAHLQDKDMDYAFSSIPMQERPGFYSCPQTPIHSVPPPVPRPRLIRRTQGDWAHSSTSLTHPTAGSQMLPPDTPGFLPPPPSSAFPWLGGDGEHPSYPMFSFPDPIPELSNPSKTKPSHGLLARRPLLSHLSLESPPSAEGQPGTPGARAVGGGVERVFSFTPPSRPAAQTITSSSTSVNIPNSTSTTAGNLCNGTSHTGGGLINNNSAGASPTNTQQAAGQHNGITDSRMSLAEDLLGGVVVQSGTGVSVEASV